In Actinomadura citrea, a single window of DNA contains:
- a CDS encoding aldehyde dehydrogenase family protein: protein MRPRDRWMLAGGRWSQGAADETFTVTDPATGEPLGVVAASSAADVDTAVAAARGAAPGWAAAPAAERGAALHAAARAVEERMDELAALVTVEMGKPTGDALGGVEAGIGALRQYAELGPLHGGRSLPGGPDAADFMVREPWGVVAAITPWNDPVVIACGLVGAAVATGNAVVHKPSERTPHTGAMLAELVAGCLPDGVLNMVTGGGAVGEALAGHGGADVVAHVGSTLAGRRVAELAARTGARTVLQNGGNDPLIVDAGVDPSWAAGQAALGCFANAGQICTSVERVYVHEAVAEPFLDALAARARNLRPGPGADPSTELGPLVDERHRTKVHQQVEKALAEGARVLTGARLPEGPGCFYPATVLAGCADHMAIMAEETFGPVAPVRTVTGFEQALAAANRSRYGLAATVLTRDMAHAQAAWRTLEAGTVKINAVFGGAPGGAATPRRASGHGFGYGPELLDEMTAVKVVHIQAAAP, encoded by the coding sequence ATGCGGCCGCGCGACAGGTGGATGCTGGCCGGCGGACGGTGGAGCCAGGGCGCCGCGGACGAGACGTTCACGGTGACCGATCCGGCCACCGGCGAGCCGCTGGGAGTGGTGGCCGCCTCCTCGGCGGCGGACGTGGACACGGCGGTGGCCGCGGCCCGCGGCGCCGCACCCGGCTGGGCGGCCGCCCCGGCGGCCGAACGGGGCGCGGCCCTGCACGCGGCCGCGCGCGCGGTCGAGGAGCGCATGGACGAGCTGGCCGCCCTGGTGACGGTGGAGATGGGCAAGCCGACCGGCGACGCGCTCGGCGGCGTGGAGGCCGGGATCGGCGCGCTGCGCCAGTACGCCGAGCTGGGGCCGCTGCACGGGGGGCGCAGCCTCCCCGGCGGACCGGACGCCGCCGACTTCATGGTCCGCGAGCCGTGGGGCGTCGTCGCCGCCATCACGCCGTGGAACGATCCGGTCGTGATCGCCTGCGGGCTGGTCGGCGCGGCCGTGGCGACGGGCAACGCCGTCGTGCACAAGCCGTCCGAGCGCACGCCCCACACCGGCGCGATGCTCGCCGAGCTCGTCGCCGGGTGCCTGCCGGACGGGGTCCTGAACATGGTCACCGGCGGCGGCGCGGTCGGCGAGGCCCTCGCCGGGCACGGGGGCGCGGACGTCGTCGCGCACGTCGGCTCCACCCTCGCCGGCCGCCGCGTCGCCGAGCTGGCCGCACGGACCGGCGCGAGGACCGTCCTTCAGAACGGGGGCAACGACCCGCTGATCGTGGACGCGGGGGTCGACCCGTCCTGGGCCGCCGGGCAGGCCGCTCTCGGGTGCTTCGCCAACGCCGGGCAGATCTGTACCTCGGTCGAGCGCGTCTACGTGCACGAGGCCGTGGCCGAGCCGTTCCTGGACGCGCTCGCCGCCCGCGCGCGGAACCTGCGCCCGGGGCCCGGCGCCGACCCGTCCACCGAGCTCGGGCCCCTCGTCGACGAGCGCCACCGCACCAAGGTCCACCAGCAGGTGGAGAAGGCGCTCGCGGAGGGGGCGCGGGTGCTGACCGGCGCGCGCCTGCCGGAGGGCCCCGGCTGCTTCTACCCGGCGACCGTCCTCGCGGGCTGCGCCGACCACATGGCGATCATGGCGGAGGAGACCTTCGGCCCCGTCGCCCCCGTCCGCACCGTGACCGGGTTCGAGCAGGCGCTGGCGGCGGCGAACCGCTCCCGCTACGGCCTCGCCGCGACCGTCCTCACCCGCGACATGGCGCACGCCCAGGCCGCCTGGCGCACGCTGGAGGCCGGCACCGTGAAGATCAACGCGGTGTTCGGGGGCGCGCCGGGAGGCGCCGCGACCCCGCGCCGCGCCAGCGGCCACGGGTTCGGGTACGGCCCCGAGCTCCTGGACGAGATGACGGCCGTCAAGGTCGTGCACATCCAGGCCGCCGCCCCCTGA
- a CDS encoding enoyl-CoA hydratase/isomerase family protein — MTRYDAYERLKIDWAADGVLRVTISTPGKLNAVDTTGHRELAEIWRDADADDEARVVLVRGEGTAFSAGGDLAMIEEMMTDHAARRRIMREARDIVMNVLNCSKPVVSAVQGPAVGAGLAVALLADVSVAGRTAKIIDGHTRLGVAAGDHAAIVWPLLCGLAKAKYYLLLNDVLTGEEAERIGLVSLCVDDAQVHERALEIAGRLAAGPAEALSFTKHALNNWLRLAGPTFDASLAMEFFGFTGPDVREGVAAVREKRPPRFG; from the coding sequence ATGACGCGGTACGACGCGTACGAGCGGCTGAAGATCGACTGGGCGGCGGACGGGGTGCTGCGGGTCACCATCAGCACGCCGGGCAAGCTGAACGCGGTCGACACCACCGGGCACCGCGAGCTGGCGGAGATCTGGCGCGACGCCGACGCCGACGACGAGGCGCGCGTGGTGCTCGTGCGGGGGGAGGGGACGGCGTTCTCCGCCGGCGGAGACCTCGCCATGATCGAGGAGATGATGACCGACCACGCCGCCCGCCGCCGGATCATGCGCGAGGCCCGCGACATCGTGATGAACGTGCTGAACTGCTCCAAGCCGGTGGTCAGCGCCGTCCAGGGCCCGGCGGTGGGGGCGGGGCTCGCGGTCGCGCTGCTGGCCGACGTCTCCGTCGCGGGCCGCACCGCGAAGATCATCGATGGTCACACGCGGCTGGGCGTCGCGGCCGGCGACCACGCGGCGATCGTGTGGCCGCTGCTGTGCGGGCTCGCGAAGGCCAAGTACTACCTGCTGCTCAACGACGTCCTCACCGGCGAGGAGGCCGAGCGGATCGGCCTGGTCTCGCTGTGCGTGGACGACGCGCAGGTGCACGAGCGCGCGCTGGAGATCGCAGGCCGGCTCGCCGCCGGGCCCGCCGAGGCGCTGTCGTTCACCAAGCACGCGCTGAACAACTGGCTGCGCCTCGCCGGGCCGACGTTCGACGCCTCCCTGGCGATGGAGTTCTTCGGGTTCACCGGGCCGGACGTGCGCGAGGGCGTCGCGGCGGTCCGGGAGAAGCGCCCGCCCCGGTTCGGCTGA
- a CDS encoding acyl-CoA dehydrogenase family protein, protein MDFDLPEGAAAVREGVLAVAGKYDQDYWGRCDTDKRWPEEVWRELVDGGWHSLAIPEEYGGGGQGLLELAVALEALAEGGAGGAASFMYLLTPAFGGLTIARHGTAEQRRELLPKIASGEVETCFAITEPDAGSNAINISTQARRDGDSFVVSGQKIWISGVERADFLVLVTRTIPAAEARPRTAGFTVLLVDVKEAVAAGTLTYRPIPKLGTNTVASSMVFLDGVRVPADRVLGEPDQGFAVLWDILNPERILAAAGGVGSGGLVLRLACEYAGERAPFGTPIGANQAVAFPLARIKAQLELARLMTYKAAWLWDRGRPCGSEANIAKLTAADAAWQAADRAFQTYGGMAYSLEYPIARMFRDARIAKNIPVAEELVLAHIAQHELGLPKSY, encoded by the coding sequence ATGGACTTCGACCTGCCGGAGGGCGCGGCCGCGGTGCGCGAGGGCGTGCTGGCCGTCGCCGGGAAGTACGACCAGGACTACTGGGGCCGGTGCGACACGGACAAACGCTGGCCGGAGGAGGTCTGGCGGGAGCTGGTCGACGGCGGCTGGCACAGCCTGGCGATCCCCGAGGAGTACGGCGGCGGGGGCCAGGGTCTGCTGGAGCTCGCGGTGGCCCTGGAGGCACTCGCCGAGGGCGGGGCGGGTGGCGCCGCCTCCTTCATGTACCTGCTGACACCCGCCTTCGGCGGCCTCACCATCGCCCGGCACGGCACCGCCGAGCAGAGGCGCGAGCTCCTGCCGAAGATCGCCTCCGGCGAGGTCGAGACGTGTTTCGCCATCACCGAGCCGGACGCGGGCAGCAACGCCATCAACATCTCCACCCAGGCGCGCCGCGACGGCGACTCCTTCGTCGTCAGCGGCCAGAAGATCTGGATCTCCGGCGTCGAGCGCGCCGACTTCCTCGTCCTGGTCACCCGGACGATCCCGGCCGCCGAGGCCCGCCCCCGCACCGCCGGCTTCACCGTCCTGCTGGTGGACGTCAAGGAGGCCGTGGCCGCGGGAACGCTGACCTACCGGCCGATCCCGAAGCTCGGCACCAACACCGTCGCCTCCAGCATGGTCTTCCTGGACGGTGTGCGCGTGCCCGCCGACCGGGTCCTCGGCGAGCCCGACCAGGGCTTCGCCGTCCTGTGGGACATCCTCAACCCCGAGCGGATCCTGGCCGCGGCGGGCGGCGTCGGGTCCGGCGGCCTGGTGCTGAGGCTCGCCTGCGAGTACGCCGGCGAGCGCGCCCCGTTCGGCACGCCGATCGGGGCGAACCAGGCCGTCGCGTTCCCGCTCGCGCGGATCAAGGCGCAGCTGGAGCTGGCCCGGCTGATGACCTACAAGGCCGCCTGGCTGTGGGACCGCGGCCGGCCCTGCGGCTCGGAGGCCAACATCGCCAAGCTCACCGCGGCGGACGCGGCCTGGCAGGCGGCCGACCGGGCGTTCCAGACCTACGGCGGCATGGCGTACTCCCTGGAGTACCCGATCGCCCGGATGTTCCGGGACGCCCGCATCGCCAAGAACATCCCGGTCGCCGAGGAGCTCGTCCTCGCCCACATCGCCCAGCACGAACTGGGACTCCCCAAGTCGTACTGA
- a CDS encoding helix-turn-helix domain-containing protein, whose translation MTMTTGLSDVRPIGDQLRAWRQRRRLSQLELASEADVSTRHLSFVETGRSAPSREMVLRLAEHLDVPLRDRNLLLVAAGYAPVFDETPIEEPKMDTVRAALRQVLEGHEPYPAVVVDRFWNLIDANGAAAFFMEGAPPELLEPPLNVLRLSMHPDGMAKNILNLAEWRAHMIDRVRRHVALTADAALAQLYKELRSFPGDVGEAIAPPASHEVFVPLRMRVEGRELSFFSTIATFGTPVDITVAELAIESFYPADAKTTEFLRERAGW comes from the coding sequence ATGACGATGACGACGGGGTTGAGCGACGTGCGCCCGATCGGGGACCAGCTCCGGGCCTGGCGGCAGCGGCGCAGGCTGAGCCAGCTGGAGCTGGCGTCGGAGGCGGACGTGTCGACGCGGCACCTCAGCTTCGTGGAGACGGGGCGCTCGGCGCCGAGCCGGGAGATGGTGCTGCGGCTGGCCGAGCACCTGGACGTGCCGCTGCGCGACCGCAACCTGCTGCTCGTGGCGGCCGGGTACGCGCCGGTGTTCGACGAGACGCCGATCGAGGAACCGAAGATGGACACGGTCCGTGCGGCGCTCCGGCAGGTGCTGGAGGGCCACGAGCCCTATCCGGCGGTGGTCGTGGACCGGTTCTGGAACCTGATCGACGCCAACGGCGCGGCGGCGTTCTTCATGGAGGGCGCGCCGCCGGAGCTGCTGGAGCCGCCGCTGAACGTGCTGCGGCTCAGCATGCACCCGGACGGGATGGCGAAGAACATCCTGAACCTGGCGGAGTGGCGGGCCCACATGATCGACCGCGTGCGGCGGCATGTGGCGCTGACCGCGGACGCGGCGCTCGCCCAGCTGTACAAGGAACTGCGGAGCTTCCCCGGCGACGTGGGGGAGGCGATCGCCCCGCCCGCGAGCCACGAGGTCTTCGTTCCGCTGCGGATGCGGGTGGAGGGCCGGGAGCTGTCGTTCTTCAGCACGATCGCGACCTTCGGGACGCCGGTCGACATCACGGTGGCGGAACTGGCGATCGAGTCGTTCTACCCGGCGGACGCGAAGACGACCGAGTTCCTGCGGGAGCGCGCCGGCTGGTGA
- a CDS encoding gamma-glutamyl-gamma-aminobutyrate hydrolase family protein: protein MSGAARGAPHPAAGEGGPPLIGITTYQEPARWGVWVREAALLPVPYARSVERAGGVPVLLPPAATLRGLDTLVSRLDGVVLAGGGDLDPELYGAVRHPETGPPQPQRDRFELALARAAVDADLPFLAICRGMQVLNVARGGALVQHLPEAVGHRGHAPEVGLVGSHRVRIGEGSRIGGILGASSDVPTYHHQAVSRLGKGLTAVAWTEDQVVEAVELQGHRFGLGVQWHPEEGDDRRLFEALVVAAAGR from the coding sequence ATGTCAGGAGCCGCGCGCGGAGCGCCGCATCCGGCGGCCGGTGAGGGCGGGCCGCCGCTCATCGGCATCACCACCTACCAGGAGCCGGCTCGCTGGGGGGTCTGGGTGCGCGAGGCGGCCCTGCTGCCCGTGCCGTACGCGCGCTCGGTCGAGCGGGCCGGCGGCGTCCCGGTCCTGCTGCCCCCGGCCGCGACCCTGCGCGGACTGGACACCCTGGTCTCCCGGCTGGACGGCGTCGTGCTGGCGGGTGGCGGCGATCTCGACCCGGAGCTGTACGGCGCCGTCCGGCATCCCGAGACCGGGCCGCCGCAGCCGCAGCGTGACCGGTTCGAGCTGGCCCTCGCCCGCGCCGCCGTCGACGCCGACCTGCCCTTCCTGGCGATCTGCAGGGGCATGCAGGTGCTGAACGTCGCGCGCGGCGGTGCCCTCGTCCAGCACCTGCCGGAGGCGGTGGGCCACAGGGGGCACGCCCCGGAGGTCGGGCTCGTCGGCTCGCACCGCGTGCGGATCGGCGAGGGGAGCCGGATCGGCGGGATCCTCGGCGCCTCGTCCGACGTCCCCACCTACCACCACCAGGCGGTGAGCCGCCTCGGCAAGGGCCTGACCGCCGTCGCCTGGACCGAGGACCAGGTGGTGGAGGCGGTGGAGCTGCAGGGCCACCGTTTCGGGCTCGGGGTGCAGTGGCACCCCGAGGAGGGCGACGACAGGCGGCTGTTCGAGGCCCTCGTCGTCGCAGCCGCCGGACGCTGA
- a CDS encoding alpha/beta hydrolase produces the protein MPLHPQTVSFLEQLASWTAAPSGRDGPAEPTIAEMRERIGAAFPVVRRELPWVGDIEVPGPGGPVPVRLYRPAPPERGPLPAVVYLHGGGWVLGGLDNVDAFCRDLADSAGCVVLNVGYRLAPEHPFPAAVDDAWAVVSSVAREPGRYGVLSGAVAVAGDSAGGNLAAVAALLARDAGVPLAHQLLVYPVTDTAKDTPSWREYGTGYGLDAGSLARFMDLYRDGADPSDPRLAPLRAPDLAGAAPATVITAECDILRDEAEGYARRLAAAGVPVELRRYDGVVHSFFLLPEIFDAGAEAVEFAVRRLRAAFDDHSRQGSAA, from the coding sequence ATGCCCCTGCACCCGCAGACCGTGAGCTTTCTGGAGCAGCTCGCCTCGTGGACCGCCGCGCCATCGGGGCGGGACGGGCCCGCCGAGCCCACGATCGCGGAGATGCGGGAGCGGATCGGCGCGGCCTTCCCGGTCGTGCGGCGCGAGCTTCCGTGGGTCGGCGACATCGAGGTGCCCGGCCCAGGGGGGCCCGTGCCGGTGCGCCTGTACCGGCCGGCGCCGCCCGAGCGGGGGCCGCTGCCGGCCGTCGTGTACCTGCACGGCGGGGGGTGGGTGCTCGGTGGCCTCGACAACGTGGACGCCTTCTGCCGCGACCTGGCGGACTCGGCGGGGTGCGTCGTGCTGAACGTCGGCTACCGGCTGGCTCCGGAGCACCCGTTCCCCGCGGCGGTGGACGACGCCTGGGCCGTGGTGTCCTCGGTCGCGCGCGAGCCCGGCCGGTACGGCGTGCTGAGCGGGGCCGTGGCGGTCGCCGGCGACAGCGCCGGCGGGAACCTCGCCGCCGTCGCCGCGCTGCTGGCCAGGGACGCCGGGGTCCCCCTCGCCCACCAGCTGCTCGTCTACCCGGTGACCGACACGGCGAAGGACACCCCGAGCTGGCGGGAGTACGGGACGGGCTACGGGCTGGACGCCGGGTCGCTCGCCCGGTTCATGGACCTCTACCGGGACGGCGCCGACCCGTCCGACCCCCGGCTCGCCCCGCTGCGCGCCCCGGACCTGGCCGGCGCCGCGCCCGCCACCGTGATCACCGCCGAGTGCGACATCCTTCGCGACGAGGCCGAGGGCTACGCGCGCCGCCTCGCCGCGGCCGGCGTGCCGGTCGAGCTGCGCCGCTACGACGGCGTCGTGCACTCCTTCTTCCTGCTGCCCGAGATCTTCGACGCCGGCGCCGAGGCGGTGGAGTTCGCTGTGCGACGATTGCGCGCGGCATTCGACGACCACTCGCGGCAGGGGAGTGCGGCATGA
- a CDS encoding TetR/AcrR family transcriptional regulator, which produces MGTAGRSVRESLLDAAADLLVERGYRAVRMRDVASAAGVSRQTVYNEFGDKWGLAQAVVIRDNERYLDGIDAVLSEHTDLYSAVVAAVMFTLETSADDQLKKAVLTGAGGDEMLPLLTTQAEPVLFSASARIAEHALRQWPDLDRAALTEIADAAVRLTMSHIMLPSGPPEVFAHFVARMVTCYMAAPAGHRGPGAG; this is translated from the coding sequence ATGGGCACCGCCGGCCGTTCCGTGCGCGAATCCCTGCTGGACGCCGCCGCGGACCTCCTGGTGGAGCGCGGCTACCGGGCCGTCCGGATGCGCGACGTCGCGTCCGCCGCCGGGGTGAGCCGGCAGACCGTCTACAACGAGTTCGGCGACAAGTGGGGCCTCGCGCAGGCGGTCGTGATCCGCGACAACGAGCGCTACCTCGACGGCATCGACGCGGTGCTGTCCGAGCACACCGACCTGTACTCGGCGGTGGTCGCCGCGGTCATGTTCACGCTGGAGACCTCCGCCGACGACCAGCTGAAGAAGGCGGTGCTGACGGGCGCGGGCGGGGACGAGATGCTGCCGCTGCTCACCACGCAGGCCGAGCCGGTGCTGTTCTCCGCCAGCGCCCGCATCGCCGAGCACGCCCTGCGCCAGTGGCCGGATCTGGACCGCGCCGCGCTCACCGAGATCGCCGACGCGGCCGTGCGCCTGACGATGAGCCACATCATGCTCCCGTCCGGGCCTCCGGAGGTCTTCGCCCACTTCGTCGCCCGCATGGTGACCTGCTACATGGCCGCCCCCGCGGGGCACCGGGGCCCGGGCGCCGGATGA
- a CDS encoding globin domain-containing protein, with protein sequence MRYFYGRLFAARPRLRTLFPPAMGDQHDRFFNALSRIVWSQDNPEELARHLEGLGRGHRKYGVLREHYPAVEEALTATLRAFASDVWTAEAEAAWRAAYRSAADAMAGAAERDALDAPPWWVAEVVRHERRAFDLAVLTLRPERPLPFTPGQHVSVQAARWPRVWRPYSIANAPRRDGTICLHVRARPAGWVGGALVRHTGLGDSVLLGPPDGTMTLDPGSDRPLLLIGGGTGLAPVKALAEQALASDAGREVLLVVAARTEGGLYDLPALRQLESAHARLQVVPVVSREPAAGALTGRVPDVLPQLLDGSGGHDAYVAGPAPLVRATVTALQRLGVPLTRVHHDLLTAGD encoded by the coding sequence ATGCGCTATTTCTACGGGCGCCTTTTCGCGGCGCGGCCGCGGCTGCGAACCCTGTTCCCGCCCGCGATGGGCGACCAGCACGACCGGTTCTTCAACGCGCTCAGCCGGATCGTGTGGAGCCAGGACAACCCCGAGGAACTCGCCCGTCACCTGGAGGGCCTCGGCCGCGGCCACCGCAAGTACGGAGTGCTGCGCGAGCACTATCCGGCCGTCGAGGAGGCCCTGACCGCGACGCTGCGCGCCTTCGCCTCCGACGTCTGGACGGCCGAGGCCGAGGCCGCCTGGCGCGCCGCCTACCGCTCCGCGGCCGACGCCATGGCCGGCGCGGCGGAGCGGGACGCCCTGGACGCCCCGCCGTGGTGGGTCGCCGAGGTCGTGCGGCACGAACGCCGCGCCTTCGACCTCGCCGTCCTCACGCTGCGCCCCGAGCGGCCCCTGCCGTTCACGCCCGGGCAGCACGTGAGCGTGCAGGCGGCCCGCTGGCCCCGGGTCTGGCGGCCGTACTCGATCGCGAACGCGCCCCGCCGGGACGGCACGATCTGCCTGCACGTCCGGGCCCGCCCCGCCGGGTGGGTGGGCGGCGCGCTGGTCCGGCACACCGGCCTGGGCGACAGCGTGCTGCTGGGCCCGCCGGACGGCACGATGACCCTCGACCCTGGCTCGGACCGCCCGCTCCTGCTGATCGGCGGCGGCACGGGCCTGGCCCCCGTGAAGGCGCTGGCCGAGCAGGCCCTCGCCTCGGATGCGGGCCGCGAGGTCCTGCTGGTCGTGGCGGCCCGCACCGAGGGCGGCCTCTACGACCTCCCCGCGCTGCGGCAGCTGGAGTCCGCCCACGCCCGGCTCCAGGTCGTCCCCGTGGTGTCCCGCGAACCCGCGGCCGGCGCCCTCACCGGCCGCGTGCCGGACGTCCTGCCCCAGCTCCTGGACGGATCCGGCGGCCACGACGCCTACGTGGCCGGGCCCGCCCCGCTCGTCCGCGCGACGGTCACCGCCCTGCAGCGGCTCGGCGTGCCGCTGACGCGCGTCCACCACGACCTGCTCACGGCCGGGGACTGA